One genomic region from Streptomyces sp. Li-HN-5-11 encodes:
- a CDS encoding beta-ketoacyl synthase N-terminal-like domain-containing protein, with amino-acid sequence MNRSDVSDVDARSVAVIGMACRLPGASGPDELWALLRDGGNSISETPGERYDADALHSPEPGQGRIAGRRAGYVDDIAGFDAEFFGMSATEAAELDPQQRLLLMTAWEALEDAGQRADLLAGSRSAVFVGNARADFLELALRRGPESVTAAQLNNFRSLLSARLSHFFDFRGPSVVVDTACSSSLVAVHQAVQSLRSGESPLALAAGVNIALRPDESLVLTHAGGMASDGRVKFGDAGADGYAPSDAVAVVVLKRLTDALADGDRIRAVIRGSAIGNDGRTSDTVLNPSLAGQLDVLRWAYQDAGVEPADVDYVEAHGSGSPALDPLELTALGEVLGAGRPADRPLLVGSVKTNIGHAEAGGGLAGLIKAVLCLEHGEVPASLNLNTPHPRVDWDGLPLVVPAKLQQLPDQGRPAVAGVSGQGSSALNAHVVLSQFAAEAAPARPAPDGTPYVLAISAHSPAALEALARSYADYLAPGGAGASYALRDICYSAAARRRHHAYRTAVIGSSHEELAAALTGAPSVGGRPLSAVADRYRSGEQMDWATVFGEPGRCVPLPPYPWQTRRYWPGEQHDDDGDLAAWVLREHARTGFDDHSTLTDIGIDSLAKLRIVVELVKRCRQEVDPEEFGRLRTVGELRQWTRALQAAAR; translated from the coding sequence ATGAACAGGTCCGACGTGTCCGACGTGGACGCTCGGTCGGTTGCGGTGATCGGCATGGCCTGCCGGCTGCCGGGGGCGTCGGGACCCGACGAACTGTGGGCCCTGCTGCGGGACGGCGGAAACTCCATCAGCGAGACACCCGGTGAACGCTACGACGCGGATGCTCTTCACTCCCCCGAGCCCGGGCAGGGGCGGATAGCCGGCCGCCGCGCGGGCTACGTCGACGACATCGCCGGCTTCGACGCCGAGTTCTTCGGGATGTCGGCCACCGAGGCCGCGGAACTCGACCCGCAGCAGCGGCTGTTGCTGATGACGGCGTGGGAGGCCCTGGAGGACGCCGGGCAGCGCGCCGACCTGCTGGCGGGCAGCCGGAGCGCCGTGTTCGTCGGCAACGCCCGCGCCGATTTCCTCGAACTCGCCCTGCGGCGCGGTCCGGAGTCGGTGACGGCCGCCCAGCTCAACAACTTCCGTTCGCTGCTGTCCGCCCGGCTCTCCCACTTCTTCGACTTCCGCGGTCCCAGTGTCGTGGTGGACACGGCCTGTTCCTCGTCGCTGGTGGCCGTGCACCAGGCCGTGCAGTCCCTGCGCTCCGGAGAGAGCCCGCTGGCACTGGCCGCCGGCGTCAACATCGCGCTGCGCCCGGACGAGAGCCTCGTGCTCACCCACGCCGGCGGCATGGCGAGCGACGGGCGCGTCAAGTTCGGCGACGCGGGCGCGGACGGCTACGCCCCGAGCGACGCGGTGGCCGTCGTCGTACTGAAGCGCCTGACGGACGCGCTGGCCGACGGCGACCGGATCCGTGCCGTCATCCGGGGCAGCGCGATCGGCAACGACGGCCGCACCAGTGACACGGTGCTCAACCCGTCGCTGGCGGGCCAGCTGGACGTGCTCCGCTGGGCCTACCAGGACGCCGGTGTGGAACCGGCCGACGTCGACTACGTCGAGGCGCACGGCTCCGGTTCTCCCGCGCTCGACCCGCTGGAACTGACCGCGCTGGGCGAGGTGCTGGGCGCGGGCCGCCCCGCGGACCGGCCGCTGCTGGTCGGCTCGGTCAAGACCAACATCGGGCACGCCGAGGCCGGCGGCGGCCTGGCCGGTCTGATCAAGGCGGTGCTGTGCCTGGAGCACGGCGAGGTGCCGGCCAGCCTGAACCTGAACACACCCCATCCACGCGTCGACTGGGACGGGCTGCCGCTGGTCGTTCCCGCCAAGCTCCAGCAGCTGCCCGACCAGGGCCGGCCCGCCGTCGCCGGGGTGAGCGGGCAGGGCTCCTCGGCCCTCAACGCGCACGTGGTGCTCAGCCAGTTCGCCGCCGAGGCCGCCCCCGCCCGCCCGGCGCCGGACGGCACGCCGTACGTCCTGGCGATCTCCGCGCACAGCCCCGCAGCGCTTGAGGCGCTGGCGAGGTCCTACGCCGACTACCTCGCTCCCGGCGGCGCCGGAGCGTCGTACGCGCTGCGCGACATCTGCTACAGCGCGGCCGCCCGGCGCCGGCACCACGCGTACCGGACGGCCGTGATCGGTTCCAGCCACGAGGAGCTGGCGGCGGCGCTCACCGGGGCGCCTTCGGTGGGCGGGCGCCCCCTGTCGGCCGTCGCCGACCGGTACCGCTCCGGCGAGCAGATGGACTGGGCGACGGTGTTCGGCGAACCCGGCCGCTGTGTGCCGCTGCCGCCCTATCCCTGGCAGACCAGACGGTACTGGCCCGGCGAGCAGCACGACGACGACGGCGACCTCGCGGCCTGGGTGCTGCGCGAGCACGCGCGCACCGGCTTCGACGACCACTCCACGCTCACCGACATCGGCATCGACTCGCTGGCGAAGCTGCGGATCGTCGTGGAACTGGTCAAACGCTGCCGGCAGGAGGTCGATCCCGAGGAGTTCGGCCGGCTCCGCACGGTCGGCGAGCTGCGGCAGTGGACGCGCGCGCTGCAGGCAGCGGCCCGATGA